A portion of the Jaculus jaculus isolate mJacJac1 chromosome 5, mJacJac1.mat.Y.cur, whole genome shotgun sequence genome contains these proteins:
- the LOC123460810 gene encoding peptidyl-prolyl cis-trans isomerase A-like, whose translation MVNPTVFFDITVNGELLGRVSFELFADKVPKTAENFRALSTGEERFGYKGSCFHRIIPGFMCQGGDFTRHNGTGRKSIYGEKFGDENFILKHTGPGILSMAHAGPNTNGSQFFICTAKTEWLDGKHVVFGKVKEGMNIVEEMERLGSRNGKTSKMVTIAECGQL comes from the coding sequence ATGGTCAACCCCACCGTGTTCTTCGACATCACCGTCAATGGCGAGCTCTTGGGCCGCGTCTCCTTTGAGCTGTTTGCAGACAAAGTTCCAAAGACAGCAGAAAACTTTCGTGCTCTGAGCACTGGAGAGGAAAGATTTGGTTATAAGGGGTCATGCTTTCACAGAATTATTCCAGGATTCATGTGCCAGGGTGGTGACTTCACACGCCATAATGGCACTGGTCGCAAGTCCATCTATGGGGAGAAATTTGGGGATGAGAACTTCATCCTGAAGCATACAGGTCCTGGGATCTTGTCTATGGCACATGCTGGTCCAAACACAAACGGTTCCCAATTTTTCATCTGCACTGCCAAGACTGAATGGTTGGATGGTAAGCATGTGGTATTTGGGAAAGTGAAAGAAGGTATGAACATTGTTGAAGAAATGGAACGCCTTGGGTCTAGGAACGGCAAGACGAGCAAGATGGTCACCATCGCTGAGTGTGGACAGCTCTAA